A single region of the Streptomyces vilmorinianum genome encodes:
- a CDS encoding ABC transporter ATP-binding protein: MALVGAAGGLLQPLATKALVDRLSSGGTLATILLTLTVLVLLSTVAEAFGAYVLERTAESVVLAARRSLIGRLLRLRLAEVDRMQPGDLMSRVTSDTTLLRAVSTQAVVNAATGALTLIAAVAVMAFLDAVLVGVALVVVAVVGAGAACVMPKIGQATERSQAAVGEMSTGLERVFGAFRTVKASGAEERETARVEASARRAWRHGVRGAKWEALLGTADNLAVELAFLAVLAVGGARVAAGDIPVSTLIAFLLYLFYLMEPVYKLVEAASAYQEGAAAISRIKEVDRLAAEPPATYKPVRTEVRPASVRFQEVSFRYGPGLPYIHQQVDFDVPGAGMTAFVGPSGAGKSTVFSLIERFYETTGGRILVDGRDIRQWPLSELRSAIGYVEQDAPVLAGTLRENLVFSAPGATDDDIRAVLARTRLDTLVERLPHGLDTLVGHRGSKLSGGERQRVAIARALLRRPRLLLLDEATSQLDAVNELALRDVIAETARETTVLVVAHRLSTVTDAERIVVMDAGTVRAIGTHEELVHRDELYAQLATTQLLTPTGRPGG; the protein is encoded by the coding sequence TTGGCGCTGGTCGGGGCCGCCGGAGGGCTGCTGCAGCCGCTGGCCACGAAGGCGCTGGTCGACCGGCTCTCGTCCGGTGGCACGCTCGCCACCATTCTGCTGACGCTGACCGTGCTGGTGCTGCTGAGCACGGTGGCCGAGGCGTTCGGTGCCTATGTGCTGGAGCGGACGGCGGAGTCGGTGGTCCTGGCCGCCCGCCGCAGCCTGATCGGCCGGCTGCTGCGGCTGCGGCTCGCGGAGGTGGACCGGATGCAGCCGGGCGATCTGATGTCACGGGTGACGTCCGACACCACGCTGCTGCGGGCCGTCAGCACCCAGGCGGTGGTCAACGCCGCGACCGGGGCGCTGACGTTGATCGCGGCGGTCGCGGTGATGGCGTTCCTGGACGCCGTCCTGGTCGGCGTCGCACTCGTCGTGGTCGCGGTCGTCGGCGCGGGCGCCGCCTGTGTGATGCCGAAGATCGGGCAGGCCACCGAGCGTTCCCAGGCCGCGGTCGGGGAGATGTCCACCGGCCTGGAGCGGGTCTTCGGTGCCTTCCGCACCGTGAAGGCGTCCGGCGCCGAGGAGCGGGAGACCGCCCGCGTCGAGGCGTCGGCCCGGCGGGCGTGGCGCCACGGCGTGCGCGGCGCGAAGTGGGAGGCCTTGCTCGGGACGGCGGACAACCTCGCCGTCGAGCTGGCGTTCCTCGCCGTGCTCGCGGTCGGCGGGGCGCGGGTGGCCGCCGGGGACATCCCCGTCTCCACGCTCATCGCCTTTCTGCTGTACCTGTTCTACCTGATGGAGCCGGTGTACAAGCTGGTCGAGGCCGCCTCCGCGTACCAGGAGGGCGCGGCCGCGATCTCCCGGATCAAGGAGGTGGACCGCCTGGCGGCGGAGCCGCCGGCCACGTACAAGCCGGTGCGGACCGAGGTGCGTCCGGCGTCGGTCCGCTTCCAGGAGGTGTCCTTCCGCTACGGGCCCGGGCTGCCGTACATCCACCAGCAGGTGGACTTCGACGTGCCGGGCGCCGGGATGACAGCCTTCGTCGGCCCCTCTGGGGCGGGCAAGTCGACGGTCTTCTCGCTCATCGAGCGGTTCTACGAGACGACCGGCGGGCGCATCCTGGTCGACGGCCGGGACATACGGCAGTGGCCGCTGTCCGAGCTGCGGTCCGCCATCGGGTACGTCGAGCAGGACGCGCCGGTCCTTGCCGGCACGCTGCGGGAGAACCTGGTCTTCAGCGCACCCGGCGCGACGGACGACGACATCCGCGCCGTCCTCGCCCGGACCAGGCTCGACACCCTCGTCGAGCGTCTCCCGCACGGCCTGGACACCCTGGTCGGGCACCGCGGCTCGAAGCTGTCCGGCGGCGAGCGCCAGCGCGTCGCGATCGCCCGCGCACTGCTGCGCAGGCCCCGGCTGCTGCTCCTGGACGAGGCCACCTCGCAGCTCGACGCCGTCAACGAGCTGGCGCTGCGCGACGTCATCGCCGAGACGGCACGCGAGACCACCGTCCTGGTGGTGGCACACCGCCTGTCGACGGTCACGGACGCCGAGCGCATCGTCGTCATGGACGCCGGCACGGTACGCGCGATCGGCACCCACGAGGAACTGGTGCACCGGGACGAGCTGTACGCACAGCTCGCCACGACCCAGCTCCTGACCCCGACGGGGCGCCCCGGCGGGTAG